One Leptospira johnsonii genomic region harbors:
- a CDS encoding lytic transglycosylase domain-containing protein — protein MKKTILGLLPFIVVGSLFADDDLKYLVKSYSLEKIRRIFRERSPSKESEVYALVRFHETHPDGDEGNKFRYLVSLLKGRLVVGVTKDELHSLIKNPLPPLNAITKMSFWKLYEEMVKRKSVSSSELISYLKKLPPDYDPIYKNVIGEILRIHYENGEFKEAKDYAESFSEKDKKEYFGAMAYYRYAKALYKFGEVQKGENLLYALAEDANVPSYVKKDIYTDLKTWKGESFYKQIPLEKAVLFLPFLDSVDKKTFISSHQYFSSIVFERPESWKAAARGLVQYYPERLSSLFSRHKHYAEYFPEFTAAMSVELSNQNLAKSGLDLLEKTNLSSSESVEYAYARAYKRLGERDKYFNGLLSSLEKNPYNLIRQDELIDLLIGDHSHFLEESYWKEALKRIPNLPVKGRLVYWYLRSLKSKGKQDELLSWLKSYYKFIPGSYYTRVIREEFATEISTVQKPDSPLRNKDTLFEYLSLTSGDPKYSDKILGRDLEFAYFPDSFSLDIRIDSAHSRIRGNHLLQNAKEYLEIGEMAHASSLVDKYVLQTGTSEEEKDEIFAALGEVTGNQYLTVFHTRNLMKRRRIPDDVILLPSKLASRIYPRPHKDIVSHYSQSFGIEEDIVYAVMRQESFFKENAVSFSNARGLMQIMGPTGKGLAQGLGLGPYSLFDPEISIQMGAKFLKYLLSSNENDLKWASIAYNGGPGNLRKWKRNHYHGDFNHFLEELPLKEPRDYCRIVTSNYYNYQSLRQYKNR, from the coding sequence ATGAAAAAAACGATTCTGGGGTTACTCCCGTTTATAGTTGTCGGCAGTCTTTTTGCGGACGACGACCTAAAATACTTGGTCAAATCCTATAGTTTAGAAAAAATACGCAGGATTTTCCGGGAAAGATCTCCTTCCAAAGAATCCGAGGTCTATGCACTTGTACGCTTTCATGAGACCCATCCGGATGGGGACGAGGGCAATAAGTTCAGATATCTGGTATCCCTTTTAAAGGGCAGGCTTGTGGTTGGAGTCACCAAGGACGAACTTCACAGCCTCATCAAAAATCCTCTGCCTCCTCTGAATGCAATTACCAAAATGAGTTTTTGGAAACTGTATGAGGAAATGGTAAAAAGAAAAAGTGTATCTTCTTCCGAGCTTATCTCCTACTTAAAAAAACTTCCTCCGGACTATGATCCTATTTATAAAAATGTAATTGGGGAAATTTTACGCATCCATTACGAAAACGGAGAATTCAAAGAGGCAAAAGATTACGCCGAAAGTTTTTCCGAAAAAGACAAAAAAGAATATTTCGGCGCAATGGCTTATTACAGATACGCAAAGGCCTTATATAAATTCGGCGAAGTCCAAAAAGGGGAAAATCTTTTATACGCTCTCGCAGAAGATGCAAATGTTCCTTCTTACGTTAAAAAAGATATTTATACAGATCTCAAAACCTGGAAAGGGGAATCTTTTTATAAACAAATTCCTTTGGAGAAGGCTGTATTATTCCTTCCTTTCTTAGACAGTGTAGACAAAAAAACTTTCATTTCTTCTCATCAATATTTCAGTTCTATCGTTTTTGAAAGACCGGAAAGCTGGAAGGCAGCCGCAAGAGGTTTAGTCCAATATTATCCGGAAAGACTTTCTTCTCTTTTTTCCAGACACAAACATTATGCGGAATATTTTCCAGAATTCACTGCAGCAATGTCCGTAGAACTTTCCAACCAGAACCTTGCAAAATCAGGTTTAGATCTATTAGAAAAAACTAATCTTTCTTCTTCCGAGTCTGTGGAATACGCCTATGCGAGGGCCTATAAACGTCTGGGAGAAAGGGATAAATACTTTAACGGACTACTTTCTTCTCTCGAAAAAAATCCTTATAATCTTATCCGGCAAGACGAGTTGATCGATCTTTTGATCGGGGACCATTCTCATTTTCTGGAAGAATCTTATTGGAAAGAAGCCCTAAAACGGATCCCGAATCTTCCGGTCAAAGGTAGATTAGTCTATTGGTATCTAAGAAGTTTAAAATCCAAGGGCAAACAAGACGAGCTTCTTTCTTGGTTAAAATCCTATTATAAGTTCATCCCTGGTTCTTATTATACCAGGGTGATCCGAGAAGAATTCGCGACCGAGATCTCTACTGTCCAAAAACCGGACAGCCCTCTTAGGAACAAGGATACATTATTCGAATATCTTTCGTTGACTTCAGGAGATCCAAAATACTCGGACAAGATCTTAGGAAGAGATCTGGAATTCGCCTATTTTCCGGATTCGTTCTCTTTGGATATCCGGATCGATTCCGCTCATAGCAGGATCAGAGGGAATCATCTATTACAAAATGCTAAAGAATATTTAGAGATCGGAGAAATGGCCCACGCAAGCTCTCTCGTGGACAAATATGTTCTGCAAACAGGAACATCGGAAGAAGAAAAAGACGAAATTTTTGCGGCATTGGGAGAAGTTACCGGAAACCAATATCTGACCGTCTTCCATACAAGAAATCTAATGAAAAGAAGAAGGATCCCTGACGATGTGATCCTTCTTCCTTCTAAACTCGCATCCAGGATATATCCCCGACCTCATAAGGATATAGTTTCCCATTATTCCCAATCCTTCGGGATCGAAGAAGACATTGTGTATGCAGTTATGCGACAGGAGTCTTTTTTTAAAGAGAATGCAGTCTCTTTTTCTAATGCGAGAGGCCTAATGCAGATTATGGGACCTACGGGAAAAGGGTTAGCTCAAGGCTTGGGCCTAGGTCCTTATTCTCTTTTTGATCCGGAAATTTCTATCCAAATGGGTGCAAAATTCCTGAAATATCTTCTCTCCTCCAATGAAAACGATTTGAAATGGGCCTCTATTGCTTATAACGGAGGTCCTGGAAATCTCAGAAAATGGAAACGAAATCATTATCACGGAGATTTTAATCATTTTTTAGAGGAACTTCCTTTAAAAGAGCCCCGTGATTATTGCAGGATCGTAACGTCGAACTATTATAATTACCAAAGTTTAAGGCAGTATAAAAACCGCTGA
- a CDS encoding SBBP repeat-containing protein, giving the protein MNIFKILFSLSIILSLFISCESSSSSAGVTSLLPFISGGTDSGENPGTGGGGSSNCSNGTIADLIGTDDTDPEAISKDFSGNLYLTGESTNDLGGNSVNSYKNPFVIKYRSNYLCKEWTIVLDDPAGNGGTTSNVFADSNGNVYVSGLTNGNLEGKTCSGSCTFIGKLDSNGAVLWIKIFPEVFSKTNIALDPSGNIYWVGSTGAAINGQAATGLNDVFIQKIEPDGDLSTTVRLGNAGTSTVPYSVTIDSNGNLYLAGLTGYTLEGETSSVSTNLFVTKYNSNLALQWVRLSSYTNMVGQVGSLYPRGITTDSSGNIYLVGDSSIQGDIDGQSGPGFENIFTMKYNSSGTKQWTRTLGELSGSAGAASGGITVGPSGQIYILGRTSTVSFDSVPKIGNADAFVTIYQPNGTKISTNRFGTSGTTYFPIGITYGGSEGVYFGTVISNVTYDSKGKIISL; this is encoded by the coding sequence ATGAACATTTTTAAAATATTATTCTCTCTTTCTATAATACTAAGTCTTTTTATTTCTTGCGAGTCTTCGTCCTCATCAGCTGGGGTTACCTCGTTACTTCCATTTATTTCCGGTGGAACCGATTCAGGAGAAAATCCAGGAACAGGAGGAGGAGGCAGTAGTAATTGTTCTAATGGAACTATTGCAGATCTAATCGGAACAGATGATACAGACCCGGAAGCAATTTCCAAAGACTTTTCCGGAAATCTCTATCTTACAGGCGAATCGACTAATGACTTAGGTGGGAATTCGGTCAATTCTTACAAAAACCCATTCGTGATCAAATATAGATCGAATTATCTATGTAAAGAATGGACAATCGTTTTGGATGATCCAGCCGGAAACGGAGGAACCACTAGTAATGTTTTCGCAGATTCAAATGGGAATGTATATGTTTCCGGCTTAACCAATGGAAATTTAGAAGGAAAAACTTGTTCCGGATCCTGTACATTCATAGGCAAATTAGATTCGAACGGCGCCGTATTATGGATTAAAATTTTTCCGGAAGTTTTCAGTAAAACAAACATCGCTCTGGATCCTTCCGGCAATATTTATTGGGTAGGATCTACAGGAGCCGCAATCAATGGCCAAGCTGCAACAGGATTAAATGATGTTTTTATCCAAAAGATAGAACCAGATGGCGACCTAAGTACCACTGTCCGTTTGGGCAATGCGGGAACTTCTACCGTTCCTTATTCTGTTACAATCGACTCGAACGGAAATCTCTATTTGGCTGGATTGACAGGTTACACCCTAGAAGGAGAGACTTCTTCCGTCTCGACAAATCTATTCGTAACAAAATACAACTCAAACCTCGCTCTTCAATGGGTTAGATTATCATCTTATACAAATATGGTAGGACAAGTCGGATCACTATATCCGAGAGGGATCACGACAGACTCTTCAGGAAATATTTATTTAGTGGGTGACTCAAGTATTCAAGGAGATATTGACGGACAATCTGGACCGGGATTTGAAAATATTTTTACGATGAAATACAATTCTTCCGGAACTAAACAATGGACGAGAACATTAGGAGAACTTTCCGGCAGTGCAGGTGCGGCATCCGGGGGAATCACAGTCGGACCGTCCGGACAAATTTATATTTTAGGTAGAACTAGCACAGTTTCCTTTGATTCAGTTCCTAAAATCGGAAATGCAGATGCGTTTGTTACTATTTATCAGCCCAACGGTACGAAAATTTCTACTAACCGGTTTGGGACAAGCGGAACCACTTACTTTCCAATTGGCATCACTTACGGAGGAAGCGAAGGAGTGTATTTTGGAACTGTAATTTCAAATGTTACTTACGATTCTAAAGGAAAGATTATATCTTTATAA
- a CDS encoding bactofilin family protein, whose protein sequence is MALVKNSSEVTNSTIGENSYFNGKFFINGSLKIDGKFEGKSLQAEQLYIGASGKVRTNITAASVIIEGIVIGNITARNRVMLLPTSRILGDIRTPELIIQNGVVLEGRCIISSDLKHSNKDHIELEYAKDSLTLERLFGKQTAAKEA, encoded by the coding sequence ATGGCACTTGTTAAGAACTCCTCCGAAGTTACAAACTCCACAATCGGCGAAAATTCCTACTTTAACGGAAAATTCTTCATCAATGGATCCTTAAAGATTGATGGAAAGTTCGAAGGAAAATCTCTTCAAGCGGAGCAATTGTATATCGGAGCATCCGGTAAGGTCCGCACGAATATCACTGCTGCCAGCGTTATTATAGAAGGTATCGTAATCGGAAATATCACCGCTCGTAACAGAGTGATGCTTCTTCCTACTTCCAGAATTTTGGGAGATATCCGCACTCCGGAATTGATCATCCAAAACGGAGTGGTATTAGAAGGACGTTGTATTATTTCCAGCGACCTGAAACATTCCAACAAAGATCATATCGAATTGGAATACGCTAAGGACTCCTTAACCTTAGAAAGACTTTTCGGTAAACAAACCGCAGCTAAGGAAGCTTAA
- a CDS encoding PdxA family dehydrogenase, which translates to MSGEKLKTFSRQRQILLISSNSFLSYPGWQEIKDPFSLSSPGLYLWRTNSLSSSEQKSLVIGKPGPSSGKAAFASLEEAIRIQKKIGGNLITLPLSKEWVIKAGVKKFTGHTEYLAEAYKKKTYMLMAGKELNVLPLTTHVPLKKVPFYLKKIHLSSFISAVRSAPISKGKIAFLGLNPHAGEGGKVGDEEKKILMPIISKMRKAGLDVTDPISADGAFSETSRAKYSLFLACYHDQGLIPFKMGEGKFGVNVTLGLDFIRVSPDHGTAFDIAGLGKADPESFLQCLEWVSKPVSAENDLRRSY; encoded by the coding sequence ATGTCTGGGGAGAAGTTAAAAACTTTCTCCCGACAAAGACAGATCCTACTCATCAGTTCTAATTCTTTCCTTTCTTATCCTGGTTGGCAGGAAATCAAAGATCCATTTTCACTTTCTTCTCCCGGGCTTTATCTTTGGAGAACCAATTCACTTTCTTCTTCCGAACAAAAATCTTTGGTGATCGGTAAACCTGGTCCATCTTCCGGAAAAGCTGCGTTTGCAAGTTTAGAAGAAGCTATCCGCATCCAAAAGAAAATCGGCGGTAACCTGATCACTCTTCCTCTGAGTAAAGAATGGGTGATTAAGGCCGGTGTGAAAAAGTTCACAGGTCATACGGAATATCTGGCGGAAGCTTATAAGAAAAAAACCTATATGCTCATGGCAGGAAAAGAACTGAATGTTCTTCCTTTAACCACTCATGTTCCTTTGAAGAAGGTGCCTTTTTACTTGAAAAAGATCCACCTGTCCAGTTTCATTTCTGCAGTTCGTTCTGCCCCTATCTCTAAAGGAAAAATTGCATTCTTAGGTTTGAACCCTCATGCAGGAGAAGGTGGAAAGGTCGGCGACGAAGAGAAGAAGATCCTAATGCCGATCATTTCTAAAATGAGAAAGGCCGGGTTAGACGTCACAGATCCTATCTCCGCAGACGGTGCGTTCAGCGAAACTTCCAGAGCAAAATATTCTCTATTTTTGGCATGTTATCATGACCAGGGGCTCATCCCATTCAAGATGGGGGAGGGAAAATTCGGCGTGAATGTAACTTTGGGACTGGATTTTATCCGGGTTTCTCCGGACCATGGGACTGCTTTTGATATCGCAGGTCTCGGAAAAGCAGATCCGGAGAGTTTTCTGCAATGTTTAGAGTGGGTGTCTAAGCCGGTTTCTGCCGAGAATGATCTTAGGAGATCTTATTGA
- a CDS encoding class I SAM-dependent methyltransferase — MSTFFSAWTKRSNSSLLLGLDHVHPILKDIIEEGTSFPEDFVDYVMIFNLLHYEDPVSILKEAIRILKPGRVAGLVHWNYDPNTPRGPKMEIRPKPEEIHRWAIEAGFKIGSEKPIDLPPYHYGFIAKK; from the coding sequence ATGTCGACATTCTTCTCTGCTTGGACCAAAAGATCTAATAGTTCTCTCCTTTTAGGTTTGGATCATGTTCATCCCATCCTAAAAGATATTATAGAAGAAGGTACTTCTTTTCCAGAAGACTTCGTAGACTATGTCATGATCTTCAACTTACTTCACTATGAAGATCCTGTTTCTATTTTAAAAGAAGCGATTCGTATCTTAAAGCCGGGACGGGTAGCGGGACTTGTACATTGGAATTACGATCCCAATACTCCTCGGGGGCCAAAGATGGAGATCCGCCCTAAGCCGGAAGAGATACATAGATGGGCAATCGAAGCAGGGTTTAAAATCGGGTCTGAAAAACCTATTGATCTCCCGCCTTATCATTATGGATTTATTGCTAAAAAGTAA
- a CDS encoding ArsR/SmtB family transcription factor has protein sequence MGITKTELFNKRQNKIASYAKALGHPARIAILESILKRKACICGDLVEELGLAQATISQHLKALKDVGILQGTIDGPSICYCINKKTWEEIGGYFAPFLSQIPESGNSC, from the coding sequence ATGGGAATTACCAAGACAGAGTTATTTAATAAGCGGCAGAATAAGATCGCCTCTTATGCGAAAGCCTTAGGGCATCCTGCCCGTATTGCGATCTTGGAATCTATTCTCAAAAGAAAAGCCTGCATTTGCGGAGACTTGGTCGAAGAGCTTGGATTAGCTCAGGCAACGATCTCACAGCACCTAAAAGCCTTAAAGGATGTGGGTATTTTGCAAGGGACCATTGACGGCCCTTCTATCTGTTATTGTATCAATAAAAAAACTTGGGAAGAGATCGGTGGCTATTTTGCTCCTTTTCTTTCTCAGATCCCAGAAAGCGGAAATTCCTGCTAA
- the arsB gene encoding ACR3 family arsenite efflux transporter codes for MSSETVPEKRLSFIDKFLTVWIFIAMGIGICLSIWLPGFVSWIRSSEFEGTNIPIAIGLIFMMVPPLAKVNFARIPKAFGRMDLILYSLFLNWVIGPLLMFGLAFLFFPENPEYRVGLILIGIARCIAMVLVWNDLADGDREVAAGLVALNSIFQLLFYGGLAYFFVSVLPGTFGFTNSSIHVRYWDIAYSVLIYLGIPFLLGWGIRTLSFRFKGEEWTTKKLLPFISPVTLIFLLLTIIFIFSMKGDSLINIPLDVLKISAPLLIYFIFMFFLSFGLGILTKADYPRNVAVSFTAAGNNFELAIAVAIGTFGIASGQAFVGIVGPLVEIPVLVLLVEIAKIFRQKFYLKGKTE; via the coding sequence ATGTCTTCAGAAACCGTTCCTGAAAAAAGATTATCGTTTATAGATAAATTTCTTACAGTTTGGATCTTTATAGCTATGGGGATAGGGATCTGCCTTTCTATTTGGCTCCCCGGTTTTGTATCTTGGATCAGAAGTTCTGAGTTCGAGGGCACAAATATCCCGATCGCAATCGGGCTCATTTTTATGATGGTTCCTCCTTTGGCTAAAGTCAATTTTGCCCGAATCCCTAAGGCCTTCGGACGGATGGACCTGATCCTGTATTCTCTATTTTTAAATTGGGTCATCGGGCCTTTGTTGATGTTCGGATTGGCCTTTCTTTTCTTTCCGGAAAATCCGGAATATCGGGTCGGATTGATCCTGATCGGTATCGCTCGTTGTATCGCAATGGTCTTAGTATGGAACGATCTTGCGGATGGAGATCGGGAAGTCGCCGCAGGTCTTGTCGCATTGAACAGTATCTTTCAGCTTCTTTTTTACGGAGGCTTGGCTTATTTTTTTGTGAGTGTTCTACCGGGGACATTCGGATTTACGAACTCTTCCATCCATGTTCGTTATTGGGATATTGCATACAGTGTTTTAATTTATTTAGGAATTCCATTTTTATTAGGTTGGGGAATTAGAACATTAAGCTTTCGTTTTAAAGGAGAAGAATGGACTACTAAGAAATTATTACCGTTCATTTCTCCCGTAACTCTGATCTTTTTACTTTTGACGATCATATTCATCTTTAGTATGAAAGGGGATTCTCTTATAAATATCCCTTTGGATGTTCTTAAAATATCCGCTCCTTTATTGATATATTTTATTTTCATGTTCTTCCTCAGTTTTGGACTAGGAATTCTGACGAAGGCGGATTATCCTAGGAACGTAGCTGTTTCTTTTACTGCTGCGGGTAACAATTTTGAATTAGCGATTGCCGTTGCGATCGGCACCTTTGGGATCGCATCCGGACAGGCATTCGTAGGGATTGTAGGACCTCTTGTGGAAATTCCGGTCCTCGTTCTTTTAGTGGAGATCGCGAAAATATTCAGACAGAAATTTTATCTAAAAGGTAAGACTGAGTGA
- a CDS encoding circularly permuted ATPgrasp domain protein translates to METNLAEILNEKCSCSTLNKERLSEEAYKFPVPEIRTQGIEHFYSETPSFINISDKEKILQILFSIRNALRLPEVRDRILSDYDPKERASEITGGVFLSLDFHQTKEGPKLIEINTNAGGAYLQLKLLEAQIRCCKIVDIAIQNADTLRNLEEKFYSIFIDEWISNGRTGRPDFIAIVDQNPSGQFLYPEFLLFRDLFRSKGIHSEILDPDQIKFIGEELYFEGKKIDLIYNRLTDFHLSEDTNSKIREAWKHGKLILTPSPVDYDLYARKTNLNVLSDNNFLMKAGLDRKDSEILMSSIPNTKIVTLGNAEELWEKRKSIFFKPKEGFGGKAAYYGGKLTKNKFSEIIHGEYISQEFVPPSVRITSISGEEKELKMDIRAYIYNDEILLLASRLYQGQTTNFRTPGGGFSPLYTLPEIV, encoded by the coding sequence ATGGAAACTAACTTAGCGGAAATATTAAATGAGAAATGTTCTTGTTCTACTTTGAACAAGGAGCGCTTGAGCGAAGAGGCGTATAAATTCCCTGTTCCTGAAATAAGAACCCAAGGGATCGAACATTTCTATTCCGAAACTCCTTCCTTCATTAATATTTCGGATAAGGAGAAAATCCTACAAATTTTGTTTTCCATTCGAAACGCCTTACGTTTGCCGGAAGTGAGAGATCGTATTTTATCCGATTATGATCCCAAAGAAAGGGCCAGCGAAATTACCGGAGGAGTTTTTCTTAGTTTGGATTTTCATCAGACGAAGGAAGGTCCTAAGCTGATCGAGATCAATACGAACGCAGGCGGAGCTTATTTACAGCTAAAACTTTTAGAAGCTCAGATCAGATGTTGCAAGATCGTCGATATTGCTATTCAGAATGCGGATACTCTCCGGAATTTAGAGGAAAAATTCTATTCCATATTCATTGATGAATGGATCTCCAACGGACGAACAGGAAGACCGGATTTTATCGCTATTGTGGACCAAAATCCTTCCGGTCAGTTTTTATATCCTGAGTTTCTATTATTTAGAGATCTATTTAGATCCAAAGGGATTCACTCGGAGATATTAGATCCGGATCAGATTAAATTTATAGGAGAAGAACTCTATTTCGAGGGAAAGAAGATCGATTTGATCTATAACAGATTGACCGATTTTCATTTATCTGAAGATACGAATTCTAAAATTCGAGAAGCTTGGAAGCATGGAAAACTAATCCTTACTCCAAGTCCCGTTGATTACGACCTATATGCTCGGAAAACGAATTTGAACGTTCTTTCGGATAATAATTTTCTAATGAAGGCAGGGCTTGATCGAAAGGATTCGGAAATCCTAATGTCATCTATTCCGAATACGAAAATCGTAACCTTAGGAAATGCAGAGGAACTCTGGGAAAAACGAAAGAGTATCTTCTTTAAACCAAAAGAAGGATTTGGTGGTAAGGCCGCCTATTATGGAGGAAAACTTACAAAAAATAAGTTTTCGGAAATTATTCATGGGGAATATATAAGCCAGGAATTCGTTCCTCCTTCCGTTCGGATCACATCCATTTCCGGAGAGGAAAAGGAATTAAAAATGGATATAAGGGCTTATATCTATAACGACGAGATCTTACTTTTAGCAAGCCGCTTGTACCAAGGCCAGACTACAAATTTCAGGACTCCGGGAGGAGGATTCTCTCCTTTGTACACGTTGCCTGAAATCGTTTAG
- a CDS encoding NADase-type glycan-binding domain-containing protein, translating to MNLFAQNLSVRFSKTILFFIFLLFLSFIHVNVILSQSYGGSICERSSNPSLLQQIKGNKIPDLYIGYSARGVKDDNFPGYDLYHTKNWASSILMPNTPLPKVPKEMDFDNEVQFVRRVNLSCLYSPYSLMDKDTSTAWSEGVEGDGLGEVVLAYVDVQKPIKIWTGFGKNQKLFLANNRPKVIRVYVLEAGYYGVGESNFVLGKFKSLGVHEIALLDVNGYQKLNIPLYKLNPIGIGSGADKQYMRESILAIEIVSVYKGEKYSDTLITEVSNE from the coding sequence ATGAACCTTTTTGCTCAAAATTTGTCCGTCCGCTTTAGTAAAACGATCCTATTTTTCATATTCTTACTATTTCTTTCTTTCATTCATGTAAACGTAATTCTTTCGCAATCGTATGGAGGGTCCATTTGTGAACGCTCCTCTAATCCATCTCTGCTTCAGCAAATTAAAGGTAATAAAATACCGGATCTTTATATTGGTTATTCTGCTCGGGGGGTGAAAGATGATAATTTTCCCGGTTATGATTTGTATCATACCAAGAACTGGGCTAGTTCAATCTTAATGCCGAATACGCCTTTGCCAAAGGTCCCGAAAGAAATGGATTTCGATAATGAGGTCCAATTTGTTCGAAGAGTTAATTTATCTTGTCTTTATTCTCCTTATTCGCTGATGGATAAAGACACCTCGACTGCCTGGTCAGAAGGAGTCGAGGGCGACGGACTGGGAGAAGTTGTTTTAGCCTATGTTGATGTCCAGAAACCTATCAAAATTTGGACTGGCTTCGGAAAAAATCAGAAATTATTTTTGGCAAACAATAGGCCGAAGGTTATTCGGGTCTATGTTCTGGAGGCTGGTTATTATGGCGTAGGGGAATCGAATTTTGTATTAGGAAAATTTAAATCTCTTGGTGTTCATGAAATTGCTCTCCTGGATGTTAATGGATATCAAAAATTGAATATTCCGTTATACAAACTTAATCCAATAGGGATCGGATCTGGTGCTGATAAACAATATATGCGCGAGTCTATATTAGCCATTGAAATCGTTTCTGTATACAAGGGCGAAAAATACTCTGATACTTTGATCACTGAAGTTTCTAATGAGTGA
- a CDS encoding sterol desaturase family protein — protein MCFHQQLFQYMMDLVPKIPIIFLIDFLRYFLFAGLAFLVFYIWKHPFQYRKIQEKNAKPSQFKKEFLYSVSSVVVYTSVTLTVLLFRKYGYFKFYERIEDHGWGYLILSTVLILVIQDFYFYWTHRLMHTRWFYKRVHKVHHDSVTPSPWTAYSFHPWEAFIHSLIMPIVASLFPVHPLALMIFMTFQIIRNVLGHSGYEIFPYWMGTNTILKLVNSNTNHDMHHQSFRYNYGLYTTAWDYLFGTVHPEYERTFAEITSKKPEGRRRVPETA, from the coding sequence ATGTGCTTTCACCAACAATTATTTCAATACATGATGGATTTAGTTCCCAAAATCCCAATCATATTCCTAATAGATTTTTTGAGATACTTTCTATTCGCGGGTCTGGCGTTTTTGGTCTTCTATATTTGGAAACATCCGTTTCAATATAGAAAGATCCAAGAGAAGAACGCAAAACCGTCTCAATTCAAAAAGGAATTTTTATATTCCGTTTCTTCCGTAGTCGTTTATACCTCAGTAACTCTGACCGTATTGTTATTTAGAAAATACGGTTACTTCAAGTTCTACGAACGTATAGAAGATCACGGCTGGGGATATCTGATCTTAAGCACCGTACTTATCTTAGTTATCCAGGATTTTTACTTCTACTGGACGCACAGACTCATGCATACTCGTTGGTTTTATAAGAGAGTGCATAAAGTGCACCATGATTCAGTCACACCTTCTCCTTGGACTGCTTACTCTTTTCATCCTTGGGAGGCATTCATCCATTCTCTTATCATGCCGATCGTGGCTTCATTATTTCCGGTCCATCCTCTGGCTTTAATGATCTTTATGACCTTTCAAATCATTCGTAATGTTTTAGGTCATAGCGGTTATGAAATTTTCCCATACTGGATGGGTACAAATACGATCTTAAAATTGGTGAATTCGAATACCAATCATGATATGCATCACCAAAGTTTTCGTTACAATTATGGGCTTTATACAACCGCTTGGGATTATTTATTCGGGACAGTTCACCCGGAGTATGAAAGAACCTTTGCGGAGATCACTAGTAAGAAGCCGGAAGGTAGAAGAAGAGTTCCGGAAACTGCTTAG